Sequence from the Calidithermus timidus DSM 17022 genome:
ACCGTAGTGCCGGATGTCAGTGGATGGCAAAGCCGCACCCCTCGCAGCACCACACCACCCCCCGCACACGCTCGCGCTCGGCACGGATGGCGCAGCGCAGCTCGAAGAGGGCGTCGTCGAGCCGCGCCCGGAGGATCTCGCGCTGTTCGTAGAGCCGCTGCAGGGGGGTCTGGGGGATCACGCTCGCCATAGCCGCCTCCTTCGGCCGGGCGCGCGGGTGCAGGCCTGTCCCGACACCCCGGCCGGTCCCCCCAGTGGGGCGCTCGCGCCCCCTGGCCCCTCTGCGGTCCGGGGTGATCCCTTCGGAAACCCTTTCAGCTTCCCGTCCGGCGACCCTAGTACTCCAGCACAGCCCCGGTCTCCAGCCCGCCCGGGCGACTCCCCGGAAGCGCCAGGGCAGGGGCGTGGGTGCGGGGAAAGCCCTCAAGGTGCGCTGGCCGCTGCTCAGCCGGGGTTACCCCGGCTCCCAACACCGGCCTGTGTGGCCTAACCCCACAGGCTTGTTGAGGGGACCAGTTGAGGCCTCGGACGTCGTTTGGCTTGTGAAGGTGTTTGCCCTTGACGATTTGCGGGAGCCTCATCCCCTCGCCCTCGATGCACCCCGTCTAACCATTAACCGGATTCGATCTGTATATCCTGGACCGGTAGACGGATTTCACGGCATGAGGTGGGTGGATGGTCTTCAGCGGCAACGACACGCTACGGCTTCACGGCGAGGCCCTCTGTGCCTCGTCCCCCCTTCCGGGGGCAGCCCACCTGGTGCTTGACGCCCCCTGGGGATACGCCCTGCATACGCTGCCGCACCTGCCCCGCCCGGTGTTGGTGGTCACCGGGGTGAACTCAGCCCCCTACCTGCGTGACCTGGTGGACCTCAGGCCACAGGGGGTGATCGCCCGTCCTGTGGGCCCCCAGGAGGTGCTGGCTGCCCTGGGGCGGGTGGCCGAAGGGGAGTGCTTCTACGAGGGTCCTGTGCTGGAAGACGGACTGCTGCCCTGTGAGCGGGCGGTGCTGCGGCGTCTGGCCTTCGGGCTGGAGAACGCGGAGATCGCCCGCGAGCTCGGGGTGAGCCGCCGCACGGTGGAGAACCGCGTGGGGGCTCTGCGGGAGAAGCTCGGCCTGAGGGGCGGGTAGAGCTGGCCCTCTACTACCTTGGCATGCACCCCCGGCTGTGGGCCGGAAGGGGGGTCATGCCCGCAGTGCCAGCCTCGAGTCGGCCGGCCCCCTGCTGTGGGGGGCCGGCCGGTACCGCCGGGTTTTAGCGCTCACGCCGCTTGCGCTCGAGGTACTCCTCTTCGGCGGCCCTGGCCTCCGCCGAGCCCCGCGGCACGGCGCGCCAGGGAATTTCCCGGCTCACCAGGGCGCGGGAGAAGCCCAGGCGGGCGAGCAGCCACCGAATCAGCGCGAGCATGGCGTCCTCTTCGACCTACAGTGTACCGCAGGCGGGTGACCCGGCGGGGTACATCACCCACTGGTCGAACCACAGGATCCCGTCGGCATAGCCGCAGTAGTAGTTGCCCGCCCGGTAGGGGATGGTGCCTGAGTCGACGACCCCGGAGGAGGCATACCAGAGGACCCGGTGGTTGCGCCGCTGCTCCCCGGTGTCGTGGTTGAGGATCTCCGCAGCGATCTCGCCTTCGATCCACGCCCGGCTGCAGGAGACCCGGTGGCGGGTGTAAGGGTTGCCCAGGGGCCACGAGCGGTGCAACGACACCGCGCTGGTGCAACTGGGCGGGAGGGTCTGTGCGGGTTCCACGCCCTGCGCCCTTAGCCTCGACCGCAGCTCCTCCACCCGTGCCTCGAGGTCCGGGCGCCGCTCGAGCAGCCGCCTCACGTCCGCCGGGTCGCGCAGGTTAAAGGCCTCGAACCCCAGCTGGTGTGTAGCCACCACCTCGTCCGCGCTGCCTGCATCTCCCTGGGTGGGCCCCTGGGCCTGCTGGCTACAGGACGTGAGGGTCAGGGAGTACTACAGGCTAGGGCAAGATGCCCTGCCGGATCTCTACACCTTTTTGGACAGCGTGGGGATCCTGGTGTACAAGGCTTCCTTGCCCCGGGAAGCAGGGGTGTGGGGGCCTTTTACCGGCATCCTCGCCTGGGCTACAGGTCCTGCTCAACGTGAACGCCACCCCGGGGCGGCAGGCCTTCACCCTGGCCCACGAGCTAGCCCATGCCCTTTACCGCCCGGGCCGACTGGGTGGCGGAAAGCGCCCTCGCTTACCGCGAGCACCCGGGGGACGTGGTTGCCTTTCGGGGTGCCTTTTGGGCAGATTACCTGGCTGAGCCTCAGGCGCCCCTTCCTTGGCGGGCAAAGCTTTCAGGCGGGGGCCCTGCTGGGGTGGTGGGAGATCTGGAGGCGCATCTTTTTGACCTCGCGATCTGGCTTTTGGGTGTCCCTATAGAAAGGGTCCGCGCCCATGTGGCCACTGTATTTCCAGAGAGGGAGAACCCGAATTTGGCTGGGATTTTGGCTCAAGCGGGGGTGCACTGGGCATCTTGGAGCTTTCGCGTATACACCCGGTGCGGCCGCAGCGCCTCTACTTGGAGCTGGAAGGAGAAAAGGGTGCTTTGCGCGTAGTGCCTTCCTTAGCGGGCAAGGCCGAAGAGGCGGGGCTGTTTCGGGCAACCAGGCCTGGGGTATGGGAGCCGCTACCCCTTGAACCTTCCCTGCTTCGGAGTAGAGATCCCAAGAAGCCCTGGGGGCTCTTCCACTTTCGCGAGCTTGTCCGCCGCTTTTTGTAAGCTGTGTCCCAGGGATCTGTACCTACTCCTTCCCTGCGCGACGGGGTGGTGGTTCAGGCGGTCATCCAAGCCGTTTTGGAAAGTGCCCAAGTGGGTTGCGAAAGGGAGGTAGCCCATGTTTGAGGGTAAGGTGGCGGTGATCACGGGGGCCAGCAGGGCATTGGTCAGGCCATTGCCTTGGCCTTAGCGCAACGGGTGGCTAAAGTAGTCCCGGCTGCACGTGATCGGGAGCGGCTCGAGGCGGTGCACAAAGAGGTGGAAACCCTGGGTGCGCAAGCCTTGGCGGCGGGCGTAGGGTTGGAGGAAGGTGGGGTGGTCGTTTCCTTTCCGGTCCCTGGGGATGGCCCGTTCCACCTGACCGAAGGGGGCTTCCAGTTTGCGGGAGTAGTGGCCGTTCTTACGCCCGCCCTTTTTGCGGAGGAAGGCGTCCCGGTCGGCCTCCAGGAGGAACTGGAGCACCTCGGTCACCGTTTCCTTCACCGCTTCCCGGAGCATGGCTTGCAGGGTATCCCCGTCCATGGGGTACCTTCCTCCCTGCTCTGGTGATCCCTTTTTTACACGAACCCTGCGCGCAGCGTCTCGGTCACCGCCACCTGCACCGCGTGGAACTGGTGGTGGTAGCCCGCCATCTTCTTGACGAGCCTCCCGCTGCCGTCGTCCTCGAAGACGAGGAAGTAGATGGTCGCGCTCTCGTCGGCTGCGTTTTTGAGCTCCAGCACCGCCAGCGGCAGGCCATTGACGAACAGCACCACATCGGGGCGGCGCTCGTGGCGGTTTTCCACCACGGCAAGCTGGTTGACCGCCAGCCAGTCGTTGTTGGCGGGTTGGTCGAAGTCGAGCACGCACACCTGTACGCCGCGGATCGCGCCGTCCCTATCGCGGTNCTCGACGGTCACGCCGTTCACCAGCAGCCGGTGCAGGGCGCGGTTGCGCTGGAGCAGGTCTGCGCCCTCGAGCCGGGTAAGCTTGCGGAAGGCATCCTCGAGCGCCTCGGCCGGCAGCGTCGGATTGAGCCGGGCCAGCGCATCGCGCAGCCGCTGCGAAAGTATGACCTCGCCATAGTTCGCCCGCTCCGCCGCGGGCATATCCGGCGCTATGTCGGGGCCGTTGGCAACCTGCCAGCCACCAGCTTCCAGCCACTCGAGGGCGGCTTCTTCGACATCGGATTCGGTCAGGCGCGCCATATCTTCTCCTGGGTGGTTGCGCCTTCTGTAATCGGATTTTCCCGGTCGAGATGCCAACGCAGGGGGTTTTTGGCGATGTATTGCCGGATGCGGTTCAAGGATTCTTCGTTGCGGATGATGTGTTCGTAATAATTGCGTTGCCAGACGGCGGCGCCCGGCGTGCCGCGCATTTCGTTCATGCGTTTCGTTGAAACCATTTTGAATGCCCCGACCAAACGACCAATCGGTTTGCGGGTCGTTGGCATTGGACGGCCATGTCCGGTAGGGGCGGTTTGCGAACCGCCCCTACGACGACCATCATCGACGATCACGATGATGCCGTGTAAATGATTCGGCATGATAACCCATTCGTCCAATTCCACATGTTCGTATTGTTCGGCCAACCATTGCCACGATTCGGCAACAATCCTGTTCCATTCGTTCAATCGCATTTGGCCATCCACAATTTCACCAAACAGACGCGCCCGATTCTGCGTGCAAATGGTGATGAAATACGCGCCCTGTTGGGCATAATCGTATCCCTTCAGGCGAATGCTGCGGCGGTTGTTACGGCCGGTCGGCTGACCGTATAGATCGTGTTTCACCTGTTCCATGTTTTCAAAAATAGGCCGCATCCTTCATTGGTAATTGGTCGTGCGGCGAGCGACATTCTGAGGTTCACACGATACACCACCAGAGATTCCAGCCAAGCGAGGGCGGCGAGTGTGACGGCGGATTCTGTCATGCGCTCGCAGGACTGTCATTGTCGTCCACTGCTTCAGCAGTTACCAGCTTGACCATATGATCATAATGCACCTTATCCTGAGACTCGATGAACTCCAATAAATCCCTCAACACAGAGCCAGCTTCGGCAAGAAGAGAGGGGTCGTGTTGAGGATCGCCGATTGCGTCGCCGTGAGAATAAGTGTGTAAGAAACGAAGAATTCTCGTTTTCTTCGCTTGTTCAAAGGTTGCGGCTTTCATTTTTTGCCAGAGGTCACCGGGCGTAGCGGGTTGGCGAAAAGCCAGAAAGGCCTCAAGTAGGCGCCTTGCCATATTGGGCAAATGGTAGTGTTCTTCGAGACTCGCTCCAGCGGAAGTGGCTGCTGATACAGCGCGGTAAATACATGCAAAAACGTATTGATACTCCGACTCAAACTCCTCCAACAACGGATCGAGCCGGCGGATGCTAGCGCATCTCTGGCCGTGGCTTAGCAGGCACTCAAGCATATAAAAACGCGCTGGCCTCTTGCTAGCGTCTTTCTTGTTCTGACCGGGAAGGTGGTGAAACCAATTCCGCACTTGACGGAAGAAGGTGAAGTTATGAGTAAAAATGAAGACCTGACCTGCCTTTTCTACCCGCTGGCGAATAAAGCCGTAGGCCATATAGAGCGCGCTAGCATCTAAGCTGGAGACCGGGTCATCGAGCACCACAATGCCATTCTCGAGATCGAAGCCCTTGTCCTCTAACGCCTTCAAAAAATATAGCAGCGCGATGGCTGTCATCTCACCTTCGCTTAAAGCATTCGCAGGGACGCCGCCACGTGTAATCGTGTAGCCAGTCTCCTTGATTTGCAGTTGAAGCTCACTGTGGCCGAGGTACTTGCAGAGGTCCTCGTTCAGCTCCTCTGCCGGCTGGCGATGCTCGATAATTTCTCGTTCCAACCTGGCGATTTCGTCATCGAGGCGCTTTACCTCTTGCTCCGCTGCTTGCAGGGCGGCCTTCGCGTGCTCGATAGCATCCCTGCGACGCACGAACTCTTCCAGTTCCGCTGCGATCATGCCACGCGCCAGCCGCTTGCGGGCTTCACCGACCCGCTTCTGGAAGTCATCGCAGGCCTGGTTGTGCTTGCGGATCACCGCATTCAGCTTCTCGACCACCTCCGCGTCCACCGCTGGCGCTTGAAGCTCTGGGTTGACGTGCTCAAAAAGCCGACGCTTTTTCTCGGTGAGCGCTTGCACTGCAGCCTCAAGAAAGCTCTGCGCCGCCTTAAGGGTTTCCCTCAGTCCTGTCTCCGCAGTCTGAAACTCCGGCTCGAGATCGTCGTAAAGCTCTGCCTTGTTCGGCAATCTGAGCTGAGCAGCTTGCCTTCCCATCTCTTCAAGCTCAACGATAGACGAATCAATTTTTTTCACAAACGCCTCATACTGATCGCTGAAATGCGCTTCAAGTCTGGCCAAGCGCTCCTCAGGCAGTTGCTGCTCACAAAACAAGCATCGTTTGGCCTGTCTCTCCCGATGTAATGTGAGTCCTTGGCGTATCCATTCGGAGAGCGGATGATCATCCTTTAGAGCTTCCATCAGTGCGGAGACAACCGTCTCCGTCAATAGACCCGACAATTTCTTGAGAATTGCATCGAAGTCAGGCAGAGTGTATGAGACTTCCTGTACTTTTGGCTTCGGAGTCGCGCGATGCTGGGTCAGCAGCTTCTCGCGCTCTTCATCGCTGAGGCGATGGGCAGTGCCGTCTCCGGCTGCAGCCATCTTTTCGGCTTCCTCGCAGAAGTCGGATTTGTCGTAGTTGTTGTATGGGTTCTGGCCGCTGGAGCGGAGGGTCTCTTTGATGAGTTTGGCCTGGTCAATACAGAACTGACCGAAGTCCTTCTCGGCTCTCTGCTTCGTGGATCGCGCGGACTCGAGCCTTGACTGCGCTGTCGCACGCTCGCCCTTCAGACGTTCAAGCTCCTTTTGCTTCTCGACGCTTTCCGCTCCCAACACGAAGATCGGCGGCAGGTCTCCTCCGCCCACGGGAAAAACGTTCTCATTCACGAAGTCCCTGTTGAACACCCGTATCGGCACTTCTCGGGTCTGGAATTTCTCTCCCGATACCTCCTGCCCATCAAGTTTGAGAGTGACGTGGCCTCCGGGTTTCGTTCGTTTCTCGAGGCAACGAAGAATTCGGCTGAGCGTGGTTTTGCCTGTCCCGTTCCACCCGTAGATCACGTTGTACCGCCCAAACTCCAATAGATTGGAGGGCCACTTAAAATCTCGGAACACACCGCAGTCTTGGAGGCGCGGAATGGAATCAATACGACTCATAGTCCTCTCTCCTTCAAAAATTTCTCCGCATCCTTCACCCGCAGCTCGCCGGAGATGAGCTTGGGCAGCAGCGCGTCACGCAGGGCGGCAAGGGTAGTAGATTGTGACCTGTTGCCAATAATTTGTTCGTAAGCAAATGGAGCTAAGCTGCCAAGATTTACCCGCCGCCACTCACCCGCCATACCCCATCTCCTTCAGCAGCGTCTCGGCCTTCTCGAGCAGCCGTGGAACCTCGTTCTGAACGATGGCCCAAACGATTTCTGCGTCCACCTCTGCGTATGCGTGGATTATCCGGTTGCGGAAGCCGACAATCTGGCGCGCAGGGCCGATGGATTCCTCAAGTTCGGGGAAATGGCGCGTGGCCTGGCTGACGGCTTCGCCCACTATCGAAAGCTCCCGCTCGACTGCCCGGCGCAGCATCCGATGCTGCTTGAAGCCGGAGAGGTCGCTCCCATGCACGTACTCCAGGATTGCCCGGCAGGCATCGGCAATGTCCCACAGGTAGGCTTCCCGACTACGCCGCGGCATACAGGGTTTCTTGGCTGGCCTCGATTGCCCGCTTGAGATACGGGTTGCGGACAGCCCCAATCTCCACCAGATCCACCCTTCGCCCAAACAGGCTCTCGAGGTCCTCCAACAACCCGAAGTAGGCCTCTGCGTGCGCTTGAGGGGTCATGGGCCGGAATTCCACGCAGAAGTCCAGGTCGCTCTTGTCGGAATCGAAGTCGTCGCGCAGGGCAGAGCCGAACAGGGCCAGGCGCTCGACCTGGTAGCGTTCGCACAGCGTCCGCAACGCTGACTTTTGGGCAACGATAAGCTCTGCCACTACTCGAGACCCCCTTTTTCAACATGGTAGCCAATGCTTCGCAGGTTTGCCCAGATCTCTTTCTCCAGCCTCGCCGATTCGGCAAACTGCTCTGCGAGCGTGGCGGTGAGCCGCTTCATCTTCTCCTCGAACGGTTCGTCGTCGTCCTCCTGTCGCTCGGCACCGACGTAGCGGCCCGGAGTCAGCACGTGGCCGTGCTTGCGGATTTCCTCCAGCGTGGCAGATTTGCAAAAGCCCGGCACGTCCTGATATTCGCCCGCTTCTTTCTCACCCCGCCAGGCGTGGTAGGTGCCCGCGATGATGTTCTTGCGGATCTCGCCTTCGCCGGACTGATTTGAAGACATCGAGCCGTTGGCTAGCACGAAGCCGGCCACCCCTGCGGGCGCGAGGTGATGGATGATGTGCTGCACCCAGGCGAAGTTGGCGTTGCCCACCGGCGGCACGCCGTACTGCCAGCGCTTGTCGTCGCGCAGGCGCTCGCCGCCCCAGTCGGAGACGTTGAACGGGGGATTGGCGAGGATGAAGTCGGCCTTGAGGTCGGGGAGGTCGGGAAACTTGTCGTCGTGGAAGGTGTCGCCATGCGCGATCTGGCCCTCGATGCCGCGGATGGCCAGGTTCATCTTGGCGAGCCGCCAGGTGGTGTAGTACTCCTGGCCGCAGATCGAGATGTCGGCCTTGGCCTTGCCGCCGTTGCCGCTCGCGTGCGCGCGGATGAACTCGACCGACTGCACGAACATCCCTGAGGAGCCGCAGCAGGGGTCGTAGACGCGGCCGCGGTAGGGCTCTAGCATCTCCACCAGGAACTTGACCACGCAGCGCGGCGTGTAGAGCTCGCCACCCTTCTTGCCCTCGGCGCTAGCGGAAGTACTCGTAGACCCGGCCCAGCACGTCCTTGGCGCGGCTGGTCTCGTCGCCGACCTTGATGTTGCTGATCAGGTCGATGAGCTGGCCCAGGCGCTGCTTGTCGAGCGCGGGGCGGGCATAGTCCTTGGGCAGCACGCCCTTCAAGGCCGGGTTGTCGCGCTCGAGGCCAGCCATCGCGTCGTCCACGAGCTGGCCGATGGTGGGCTGGCGGGCCTGGGCCTTGAGGTGCGCCCAGCGCGCCTCGGGCGGCACCCAGAAGATGTTCTGCGCGCGGTACTCGTCGGGGTCTTCGGGGTCGGGTCTTCCCACGCTCCGCCTCCCGGGGGCATAGCCTGCCACTCCAGCCAGGCTTTGCCGGGCAGGTGCATCTCCGCCCGGAGCTGCAGGAGGTGGAAGCGGGTTTTCCATGGACTATAGCCGGGGCCAAGGTCGGGTCTAGGCCTTGGGGCCATGCGGGCAGTGGTGGTGGGCGCAGGCATCGGGGGCTTGGTGGCGGCCCGGATCCTCAAGCGGGCAGGCCTCGAGGTGGTGGTCCTCGAGGCCCACACCTACTCCGGGGGGCTTGCCGGGAGCTTTTACCACCGGGGCTTCCGCTTTGAAGCGGGGGCCACCCTTCTCACGGGCCTCGCCCCCGGTGCGCCCCTGGCCCTGGCCTTGGGGATGGCGGGGGTGGAACCCCCTTGGAACCCGTTGCCCAAGGGGTTTCCCCTTCTGGAAGTGCTCCTCCCCAAGGGGCGGGTGGTGCGGCCCGTGGGCCTTGCGGAGGAGGAAGAGGCGCAACGGGACTTCTTTGGCCCCAAGGTTCTCCCCTTTTGGGCGTGGCAACGGGACCGGGCCCGCCGCCTCCTCGCCCTCGCTCCCCGCCTGCCCTGGCCCCCGGAGGCGGAGGAGGTGCGGCGTGGGCTTCCCCTCCTCCCCCAACTCCTGCCCCTTCTGCCCGACCTTTTCCTGCCCGCTTCCTGCCGCGCGCCCGAGGACCCCGCCTTCCGCCGCTTCCTGGCGGCCCAACTCCTCATCGCTGCCCAAACGGAAAACCCCTACGCCCTCTACGCCGCCTTGGCCCTGGACCTGCCCCACCTTGGGGCGGCTCTCCCGGAAGGCGGCATAGGCCGACTGGCGGAGGCCCTGGCCCAGGGGCTCTCCGTTCGCTACCGTGCCCGGGCGGTGCGCCTCCTCCTGCGGGGAGAGAAGGCCTTTGGGGTGGAGGTGGTCTACGGGGGCCGGCGCCGCGGGGAGCGGGAGGTGGTGGAAGGGGACGTGTTCCTCTTGAACGTGCACCCTGGGCCCCTCCTGGGCCTTCCCGAGCGGGTTCCCCAGGACGCCTGGGGCGCCTTTGTGGTCTACGGCGTTCTGCCCTTCCGGGTTCCGCCCCCCTACTACCGGCAAAACGCCCGGGAACGGCCCTTCGCCTTCCTCTCCCTAAGGCCCGAGGAGGAAAAGACCCTCTTTAGCCTCTCCCTCCACACCCCCTTGGCCCTTTGGGAGGGGCTGGACCCGGAGGGGTATGGCCGGGCCAAAGCCCTTTGGCTGGAAAGGGCCCTCGCCCTAGGGGAGGCCCTCCTCCCTGGGCTCCGGGAGGCGAGCTCCCTCTTTGCTGCCACGCCCCGCACCTACCGGCGCTACGTGGGCCGGGCCTGGGTGGGGGGAATCCCTCAGACCCACCCTTTCCGCTTTCCCCGCGTGCGCCTCCTCCCCAACGCCTTCCGGATCGGGGAAGGGGTTTTTCCGGGGCAGGGGATTCCCGCCGTTGCCCTTTCGGGCGTGCGGGTGGCCCGCCTGGCCTTGGCCTACCTGGGCCTAAGGCCCCCTGAGTCTTTCCCGGGCCTCCTCGAGCCCTTTGGCCATCCCCTCCCGTGAGGGGGCCCCTCACCTACGCGCCAAAGCTTCCAGGTAAGCCAGGATCCGCCTGGCCGTCCGGCCTTCCCGCTCCGTGAGGAGGTCCAAGTGGGTGAGGTCGGGCAGGACCTGGGCCTCGCCTTCTCCACCGGGGAAGAGGTCTTTCAGGCGGAAGTCCTCGGGCTTGGGGAAAAGCCCACGCCCTGCCCCCAAGGCCAGGACGGGGTAGGGGAGGGGGCGGGGCTTGAGGTCGGGCCGGACGTAGGGGTAGCCCGCCACCTCCAAAAGGAGCCGGTAGGGGAAGTACCACTCGGAAAACCCCGTTTCGGGGTGGGCGTAGGCCTGCAGGAAGGCCCTGGGGTCCGTGGCCTCCCCCGTGTCCCGCCAGGCGATGGGCCCACTCCTGGGCCCCCGCACGGTGAGGACCACCCTCCCCTGGAGAAGCCCCAGAAGGCTTAGCCCCTCCCGGGCCCAGGCCCGGCCCACGCTGACGCTAAAGGCGGGGAAGAGGCTGTAGTGGTCGTCTATCCGGAGGAGGGCCTTGGCCTCCCGAGTAGCCCGGTAAGGGCCAAAGGGGACGGTTTCCTCAGGTCGCTTGGCCGCCATGAAGGCCTCTGCCTCCGCCAGGGCCAGGGTTTGGGGACTAAGGTCGGGGAACTGGAAGACGGGGCTTACCCGGCCCGAGAGGAGGTCCCGCAGGCCTGGTGCCCGCCCGAAGGGGGTTTCCTGCCCATCCCAAAAGGCTTCTTCCGAGAGGGGGAGGAGGTTTGGGCTTCCATCCAGGAGGATAAGCCCCGTAAGCTTCTCCCCGTAGGCCCAGGCGTAAAGCCCCGCCAGGCTTGCCCCCAGGGAATGGCCGGCGAGGACCACGGGGGCCCGCTTCGCCGCCTCGTCCACTGCCAGGTCCAGGTCCCTTAGGTGGACGTCCAGGCCGAATTCCCGCAAAGGGGAGAGGTCGGGCTCGGGGAGGGTTTGGTAGTAGGTCACGGGGTCCTCCCCCTGGAAGCCCCGGCGGTCCTCGAGGCCATTGGCCCGTCGCTCCCAGGCCCAGACCTCAAGCCAGGGCGCTTGGCGCCGTAGGTGCTCGGCCAGGAGGGCGAAATTGGTGCTTCCGCCCAAAAGCCCCGGCACCAGGAAGAGCACGGCCTTGGGCACTTGGGCGGGGTAGACGAGGGCATAGCTTTGGTCCAAGCCGGGGTGACCCGTGGGAGCCCCGGGGAGGGCCCGGTATTCCTGAGCCCAAGCCAGGGCTAAGAAGAGGGCAGCCCAGAAATGGCGCATGCCCCCATGCTCGGCAAACGGGATGGAGGGGTTTGGGTTTGGGGCTACCTTTGGCAAGCCGAAAACAGGGTGGCTGTCCCCCCAAGACCCCAGGGGTCCGCCTGGTCCCTGTGGGGTCTCCCGGGGGCTCACAAAAAACCTCCCAGGATGCCCCGGTTTTCAAACCAGGGAGGAATCGGTGCGCCGCCGAAGGCGGCGACGTCCTTTGCCATGCAGAAGCTTTGTGGTAGGCTATGTTCATGCACAGGGCGGAAACAGTCATGCTCAAGCTGGCCGCCCCGTCTGCGAACAAGCGAGCGTGGTTGGAAAGCACTGCTCAGGCCTTCCGGGACGGGGTAGGGATGGTTTTGGGTGTGGCTGCATCCGAGAAGACCAGCAGCCGCACACGGCTCCACCACGCCTGCTGCGCCGCTATCCGAAAGAAAACTGGACTGCCCAGCGACTACGCCCGCATGGTCATCAACGCGGGTGTGGCGCTGGCGCGTTCCTACTGGGTCTGCGCAAAGGCAAGCGCCGCCCCTCCTTTCCGAAAGTCAGGAAGTCGTAGGGCATCGGGCTGGGGGTCAACGCCTACGCTGTCTTGAAGCGCGGTGAGCGGTTCTTTCTGCGGGTTTCTACCGGGAAGCGGGGTCAGTACAAGTGGCTGCCCCTGTCGGTTCCTGTGCATCTGGCCTCCAAACTGACCCACGTTTACGGCGACGCCAAGCTGTTCCAGCGCGGGAAAGACTGGTTCGTCATGCTTCTGCTGCGCATCCCCCACACATCTACCGTCCGTGACGGCGACCCCGTGGTCATCGGTGTGGATCTGGGCGTGGTGCGGCTGATGACGGCGGCGACGCCGGACGGGGTGAAGTCTTGGAACGGCCTGCCTGTGCGCCATCGCCGGGAACGCTACGTTGCCCTTCGCAAGCGGCTCCAGAGACACCGCCGCACCGACCGGGTGAGGGCTCAGTCGGGCAAGGAACGCCGCTGGATGCACGACCTCAACCACAAGCTCAGTCGTGAACTGGTGGACATGGCCCGCTCCTACCCGAATGCGGTGCTGGCCTTCGAGCGACTGGACGGGATTCGCGACCGGGTACGCGGCAGCAAGAAATTCAACCGGATGATGAGTAGCTGGGCGTTCCGTGACCTTGTCGACAAGGTGCGCTACAAGGCGGAAGCGGCTGGGGTGGGCGTGGCCTTCGTTGACCCGCGCAAAACTTCCCAGACCTGCCACCGCTGCGGGCACGCCACCAGGAGCAACCGGGCAAATCAGGCTATATTCCGATGTGTGGCGTGTGGATTCCAGACCAATGCCGACTGGAACGCCGCCACAAACATCGCTGCCGCTGGGCTGCGCGCCTTGCGGCAGGGGCCGACTGACACGGCCCGCTCTGAGCAATCGGAGCAGGCGTCGTCCTCGTTGACGGTGCCCGATGGAGTAAAGGTATGTGAGACGCAAGTCTTGCATACAGACTCTAACCTCGTAAGCCCCACGTAGGGGAGCCCCCTGACTTCAGTCAGGGGAGGATGTCAGCTGGAGGTTCTTGAGCTTGCGGCCGGACGGCCTCGTCGAAGACCTCGCGCTCCAGCCGGCGGCCGGCCTCGAAGTCGCCCCGCTGCTTGTGGAGCTCGGCCAGGGCCAGGCGGGCCTCGGCCTCCTTGGGCCGGTTGACGCTGGCGCGGCTGAGCTCTTCGGCCTGCAGCAGCTCGTAGGCCTCGCGGTGGCAGGCTTCGGCCTCCTCCAGCC
This genomic interval carries:
- a CDS encoding type I restriction-modification system subunit M N-terminal domain-containing protein, with the protein product MGRPDPEDPDEYRAQNIFWVPPEARWAHLKAQARQPTIGQLVDDAMAGLERDNPALKGVLPKDYARPALDKQRLGQLIDLISNIKVGDETSRAKDVLGRVYEYFR
- a CDS encoding RNA-guided endonuclease InsQ/TnpB family protein; this translates as MKRGERFFLRVSTGKRGQYKWLPLSVPVHLASKLTHVYGDAKLFQRGKDWFVMLLLRIPHTSTVRDGDPVVIGVDLGVVRLMTAATPDGVKSWNGLPVRHRRERYVALRKRLQRHRRTDRVRAQSGKERRWMHDLNHKLSRELVDMARSYPNAVLAFERLDGIRDRVRGSKKFNRMMSSWAFRDLVDKVRYKAEAAGVGVAFVDPRKTSQTCHRCGHATRSNRANQAIFRCVACGFQTNADWNAATNIAAAGLRALRQGPTDTARSEQSEQASSSLTVPDGVKVCETQVLHTDSNLVSPT
- a CDS encoding N-6 DNA methylase codes for the protein MVKFLVEMLEPYRGRVYDPCCGSSGMFVQSVEFIRAHASGNGGKAKADISICGQEYYTTWRLAKMNLAIRGIEGQIAHGDTFHDDKFPDLPDLKADFILANPPFNVSDWGGERLRDDKRWQYGVPPVGNANFAWVQHIIHHLAPAGVAGFVLANGSMSSNQSGEGEIRKNIIAGTYHAWRGEKEAGEYQDVPGFCKSATLEEIRKHGHVLTPGRYVGAERQEDDDEPFEEKMKRLTATLAEQFAESARLEKEIWANLRSIGYHVEKGGLE
- a CDS encoding phytoene desaturase family protein, with amino-acid sequence MRAVVVGAGIGGLVAARILKRAGLEVVVLEAHTYSGGLAGSFYHRGFRFEAGATLLTGLAPGAPLALALGMAGVEPPWNPLPKGFPLLEVLLPKGRVVRPVGLAEEEEAQRDFFGPKVLPFWAWQRDRARRLLALAPRLPWPPEAEEVRRGLPLLPQLLPLLPDLFLPASCRAPEDPAFRRFLAAQLLIAAQTENPYALYAALALDLPHLGAALPEGGIGRLAEALAQGLSVRYRARAVRLLLRGEKAFGVEVVYGGRRRGEREVVEGDVFLLNVHPGPLLGLPERVPQDAWGAFVVYGVLPFRVPPPYYRQNARERPFAFLSLRPEEEKTLFSLSLHTPLALWEGLDPEGYGRAKALWLERALALGEALLPGLREASSLFAATPRTYRRYVGRAWVGGIPQTHPFRFPRVRLLPNAFRIGEGVFPGQGIPAVALSGVRVARLALAYLGLRPPESFPGLLEPFGHPLP
- a CDS encoding alpha/beta hydrolase; this translates as MRHFWAALFLALAWAQEYRALPGAPTGHPGLDQSYALVYPAQVPKAVLFLVPGLLGGSTNFALLAEHLRRQAPWLEVWAWERRANGLEDRRGFQGEDPVTYYQTLPEPDLSPLREFGLDVHLRDLDLAVDEAAKRAPVVLAGHSLGASLAGLYAWAYGEKLTGLILLDGSPNLLPLSEEAFWDGQETPFGRAPGLRDLLSGRVSPVFQFPDLSPQTLALAEAEAFMAAKRPEETVPFGPYRATREAKALLRIDDHYSLFPAFSVSVGRAWAREGLSLLGLLQGRVVLTVRGPRSGPIAWRDTGEATDPRAFLQAYAHPETGFSEWYFPYRLLLEVAGYPYVRPDLKPRPLPYPVLALGAGRGLFPKPEDFRLKDLFPGGEGEAQVLPDLTHLDLLTEREGRTARRILAYLEALARR